The genomic segment GGCGCGTTCACTATTTAAAAGCAACAAGATAGCCGAATCTTCCAAAACCTTTTGCCGGTGCTAGCCATAACGTGATTTTGCAAAATAATTGACAAGTTAAAAATCGTATGATATTGTTACGAAAAGGATTTTTTGAGAGTGTGAAGATGAGAAAATTAAAATTAGCACAAAAAATATCACTATTGGTAGTTGTGATAGTGATGATTTCTGTGGGCATATCCATATATGTGGCAGGCCAATACAATATCAAAAGCTTGATGGAAAAGGTTAAGGAAAATACACTGAACACCGTGCAAATTGTAGCCATGTCGCCCATTATCATAGATGGGATTGCAAATAAAGAGTCGCAAGAAATTCAAAAGTTTGTAGAAACCACGCAGCAGCAATTGAAAAGCATCGACATTATTGTAGTGGCAGATGTAAACGGCAAAAGGTACGGCCATACCAAATCAAACCGTGTTGGAAAAATGTTTTCGGCTTATGACAACGACAGGGCTGTTTTATACGGCGAAACATATGTATCAGAAGGCCCAGGCACGTTAGGCCCCTCACTGCGCGCTTTTACCCCAATTACCAATCATGACGGTAAAATTTTGGGCTTTGTTATGGCGGGAACATTATTGGACAGCATTGCAAAAACAAAACAAGACATTGCCTTGATTATGGTGCTTTTTATTTTGATGGGATGCTTCATCGGGGTGCTGGGGGCAGTGTATGTATCCCGTTACATTAAAAAAAGTTTGCTTGGTTATGAGCCGGAGAATATTGCCAGATTGTATCTTGAGAATAAAGGGATACTTGCGACGGTTCATGAGGGCGTTATTGCAGTGAACCAAGATTACGTGATTACGCTGATTAACGAGCAAGCGATGCGCTATTTGGGCATTTGCAAGGATTTTGTGGTTGGTAAAAACATAAAAGAAGTTTTTCCGCAATCAAAATTGCCTTTAGCAATGGAACAGCAAACGGCTATGCTCGACGTGCCTTATGCCTTGCAGGACGTGATAGTCGTTTCGAATAATGTCCCAATTCTCTCCGAACAAAACATAGTAGTGGGCGGAGTTTCGTCTTTTCGTGACCAAACCGAAGTAAACAAGCTAGCCGAAGAAATTACCGGCGTAAAAAAAATAGTGGATTCCCTACGGGCAACCACGCATGAATTTAAAAATAAACTTCATGTCATTTTAGGGTTTATCGAAACAAACAATACCAATAAAGCAAAAGAGTATATAGGCACGATTAATAACCAGATTCAATCAAACATCAGCAACGTGCTGAATATGATTTTCGAACCAACAATATCCGCTTTGTGTATTGGAAAGTGCCAGCGCGGAAACGAGATTAAAGTTGATTTTCATCTGCATGAAGATTGCTATTTTGAGAATAGTTTCAATTTTGATGTCAATGCGCTTGTTGTGATTATTGGCAATTTAATCGAAAATGCAATGGACAACCTGGAATACCTGGATAAACAGGACAAACAGGTAGAATTGTATCTGAATGATCAGGATAACCAGCTTGAAATCGTTGTTAAAGATAACGGCAGGGGGATAGAAGATACTCGCAAAATATTTGAAAAAGGCTATACCACCAAGCAAAAAAGCAGGGGATACGGACTTTATTTGGTAAAGCAAAATGTTGAAAAATACAACGGTTCAATTAAAGTAGATACAAAGTTGAACGAAGGTTCTGAGTTCCATATAATTTTCAAGCAGGTGAAACATAAATGATACAAGTGCTCATTGTAGAAGATGACCCTATGGTGGCTCAAATTAATAAGGAATACATTAAAAATATCGAACATTTTACAGTTCAGGCAGTGGCAGAAAACGGGGAAGAGGCACTCGCTTATTTAAAACAGCACAAAACAATTGATTTGCTCATACTGGATGTATTTATGCCAAAGATGAATGGAATCGATTTTTTACAAGAAATTCGTCAAGAGTTTAACCAAGTAGATGTTATTTTTGTAACAGCCGCAAAAGACAAGCAAATTATACAAAGGGCTTTGCAGTTGGGCGCGGTGGATTATTTAATCAAACCGTTTACGTTCGATAGAATTAAAATAGCTTTGCAAAAATACTTGCAGCGTTACAAATTATTTCAGACAAACGCGGTATTAAATCAAGATAATTTGGATGAATTGTTTGAGAATAATCAACCGCTTGAACTGCCGAAAGGCATTCATCCCATCACTTTGCAAAAGATACAGGATGCCATTCGATTATCATCGACCGGAATATTGGATGCGCAGGCAATTGCAAAATCACTTGGGATATCCATGGTAACCTTGCGATTATACTTAGACTATTTGGTGGATTGCAAAAAGTTGTGCAAGGGCACTGTGTACGGTAAGGTTGGGCGCCCAAAAATCAAATATCATAAAAAGACGATGCAGTGAGAAATTCACTGCACTTTTTTTATTTAAAAAACCCCTAATAAACTTTAAAAACAACACAAATCATTCATATTATGTTATTTTTATAACAATCGATTAAATGAGGAGAGTATCTATGTTAAAAAAATTATGCGCTTTCAGTCTTGCAGCCTTATTGGTATTAAGCGGTTGTTCAAGCCAAGTAAAGCAACAGTCGCAGCCAGAAACAGCAGAAGTTCCCCAAAAGCAAGAAAGCTATAAAAGTGACATTGTTATCATTGGTGCAGGTGGCGCAGGTATGACAGCAGCCATTGAAGCCAAAGATGCCGGTGCAAATGTAATTGTGTTAGAGAAAATGGCATATGCCGGCGGCAACACAGTTCGTGCAAAAGGCGGCTTGAATGCTTCTGAAACAAAACCTCAGAAATCCCTTGGCATTGAAGACAGTGTGCAAACCTTTATTGATGATACAATGAAGGGCGGCAAAGAAATCAACGATTTATCGCTGGTAACTTATCTGGCACAAAACAGCTCAGCTGCAATTGATTGGCTGCTGGGAATCGGTATGGATGTGAACGGTGTGGTTGCTGCTGCGGGTGCTTCCAAACCCAGAATGCATCGCCCTGTTGACGGCTCCAGCATTGGTAATGTGTTGGTATCGGTTCTTACAAAAAACCTTGAGGACCGTGGAATTGACATTTTGTATCAGACAGAGGCAACTGAATTGATTGTTGAAAACAATGCGGTTACCGGGGTAAAAGCAAAAGATGCAAAAGGCAACGAGCTTACATTTAATGCCGATGCAGTAATTGTTGCAGCAGGCGGTTTTGGTGCAAACGAAGAAATGTATGCATCCTATCGCCCCGACATAAAAGGCTTTATTACAACCAACCATGCCGGTGCAACGGGTGATGGCATTCGTATGTCAGAAAAAATCGGTGCTGCATTGGTAGATATGGAACAAATTCAAACACATCCAACCGTTGAGCAAACAACGAACGAAGTTATTTCAGATTCCGTTCGCGGTATCGGCGCAATTCTTGTAAACGAAAAAGGCGTACGCTTTACAAATGAGATGTTGACAAGAGATGTGTTATCTGCAAATATTTTGGCTCAACCGGGTAAATATGCTTACATTATTTTTGACCAGAATCTAAGAAACAACATGAAAGCAATCGAAGAAATGGTTGAAAAAGGCATTGTTACCGAGGGCAAAACCCTAGAAGAACTCTCTGCAACCTTAAAGGTGGATGCAGCAGCAATGACAAAAACCCTTGCTACTTGGAATAAAGCAGTTGCAGATAAAAAAGACGCTGAGTTTGGCCGCGATACCGGCATGGATGCAAGTTTGGAAATGGCACCGTATTATGCGGTTAAAGTTGCACCCGGTGTACACCATACAATGGGCGGTATTAAAATCAACACCAATACAGAAGTGCTGGATACGAAAGGCGCTGTAATAAAAGGCTTGTATGCTGCCGGCGAGGTTACAGGCGGTGTACATGGTGCAAACCGTTTGGGCGGTAACGCTGTAGCAGATATTACTGTTTTTGGCAGACAAGCAGGTAAACAGGCTGCTCAGTTTGCTTTGGCAAATGGCGCAACCGAATTGGTAATGCCTAAAGTAGAAAGCAAAAAAAGTACAGCCGGTACAGCAAGCTATAAAGATGGTGTGTACACAAAAACCGCAAAAGGCAATAACGGTGATGTTACTATAGAAGTGACAATCAAAGACGGCTCGATTGCCGATGTTAAAGCGACAGAACACAAAGAAACACAGGCTCTTTTTGATGCCGTACAAAAAAGCTTGTTCCCCGCGATTATTGAGGCACAAAGTGCAGATGTAGATGCAGTTGCAGGTGCAACCAAATCCAGCGATGCTGTTTTAAATTGTGTAAAAGAGATTTTAAACGAAGCAAAATAACATAGATGTAAAAATGGATAGGCAGAACAACCTAGGTTGTTCTGCCTATTTTTAATTGAAATATTAAAATAATAGTATGTTATTTGATATTTGTATGTATTAATAAAAATTGATGAAACTTTTAGTAAAATATAAATAAAAAACCTTCAAAATAATCAATTAATCAGCAAAATTATTGATTATATCACAAAATATATCAATATTATTAAATTATTATATTGACTTTTTATAAATAGAACAGTATACTACAGGTAAAACATCGATTATTTTTACTAAACTATTTTACTAAAAGGGGATATATATGGCTACGTTAAAAGATATTGCCGAATTGGCGGGGGTTTCTATCGCTTCGGTATCAAGGGTACTTAACCAAGATGAAACTTTTTCTATATCCAGTGAAACAAAATTAAAAATTCTTCAAATCGCACAAGATTTACAATATAAAGTGAACAAGTCAGCAGCACACCAATTTATCCCCGATGAGAACCTAAAAATAGCTTTGATAATGCTTTACAGTGAGTTTTGGGAGATTTCGGACTCTTACTATCTTTCCATCCGAGTAAATGCAAAAGAAGAAGCTGCTGCAAACGGTGTAGAAGTAAAAGAATTCTTTTTGCCCTCGGATAGAGATGAAGTAATTGATTTTACGGGATTTTCGGGAATTATCATCATTGGCGATTCGGGCGATTGGTATCTGAAAGAAAATTTCAGAAAATCTGTATTAACATCGCGCTTACCAATATCTTTCGTAGATTTTGACCCTAAAGAAACGGATGTAGAAGCAGATTGCGTTATCAATGACTTCAGGCAGATAGTAGACAAGGCTCTCTGTTACTTTTTTTCGCTCGGCTACCGTGAAATAGGGTACATAGGCAGTAACGGCTGCAACTTAAAAGGCAAAAAACATCTTGATTTACGCTGTGTATCTTTTGAAGAAATATTAAAAGTTCAAGGCTTGTATCAAGAAAAGTATGTTTACAAAGATGATAATGCATCTGCCGAATCGGGTTATAAACTTGCCAAGCAGGCAATTGAAAAAGGCGAGCTGCCCAGGGCATTTTTTGTAGAGAACGATTCAATGGCTATCGGAAGCCTAAGGGCGTTTAAAGAGCATAACATTAAAATTCCACAGCAGATTTCAGTGATAGGATGTAACGACATACCTACTGCGGAGTTTCTAACACCATCTCTTTCGTCAGTTCACATCTACAGCGATTTAATCGGTATTATGTCAACACGTTTGATGATTGAAAGAATAAAAACAAAGCGTATGCTGGGCGTAAACATAGTGGTGCCGAACAAGTTGATTATCCGCCAGAGCTGTGAAGTAAAGGAGAATTAAGTTTGGATACAAAACAACATAAACAGCACATCGTATCGATTGCGTTACTATTTGTCGTCGCAACCATTTGGGGGTCGGGGTTTATTGGCACACAAATGGCATTGGATGCAAAGCTGGATTCGTCTTTTATTATGTTTGTTCGCTTTACCATTGCAACTTTTATTATTGGTACCGTATTTTTTAAAGACATTAAAAAAAATTTACGCCCGCAGCATTTAAAAGGCGGTTTGATAATAGGGCTGTTCTTGTTTTTGGCATTTTTTATTCAAACAGTGGGCTTAAAGTACACAACACCTGCAAACAACGCATTTATCACTGCGTCCAATGTTGTCATGGTTCCCTTTTTATGGTGGGTTGTCAGCAAGAAAAAGCCTAAAAATAAAATTTTCATATCTTCTGCATTATGCTTGATTGGTATTGGAGTTTTATCTTTAAATTTTGTTAATGGGTTTTCTTTTTCGGTAGGTGACTTATTAACCTTAGGTTGTGCTTTTCTGTTTGCATGCCAAATTGTTGCTACGGGCATTCTTGCAGCAAGCATGGATGCAAGAGTTCTAGTATTTTTACAATTTACGGTTTCGGCTGTTTTATCATTTTTGGTTTTTATGTTTACCAACCGCGATTTTACCGCATTTGCTTCG from the Hydrogenoanaerobacterium saccharovorans genome contains:
- a CDS encoding ATP-binding protein, whose translation is MRKLKLAQKISLLVVVIVMISVGISIYVAGQYNIKSLMEKVKENTLNTVQIVAMSPIIIDGIANKESQEIQKFVETTQQQLKSIDIIVVADVNGKRYGHTKSNRVGKMFSAYDNDRAVLYGETYVSEGPGTLGPSLRAFTPITNHDGKILGFVMAGTLLDSIAKTKQDIALIMVLFILMGCFIGVLGAVYVSRYIKKSLLGYEPENIARLYLENKGILATVHEGVIAVNQDYVITLINEQAMRYLGICKDFVVGKNIKEVFPQSKLPLAMEQQTAMLDVPYALQDVIVVSNNVPILSEQNIVVGGVSSFRDQTEVNKLAEEITGVKKIVDSLRATTHEFKNKLHVILGFIETNNTNKAKEYIGTINNQIQSNISNVLNMIFEPTISALCIGKCQRGNEIKVDFHLHEDCYFENSFNFDVNALVVIIGNLIENAMDNLEYLDKQDKQVELYLNDQDNQLEIVVKDNGRGIEDTRKIFEKGYTTKQKSRGYGLYLVKQNVEKYNGSIKVDTKLNEGSEFHIIFKQVKHK
- a CDS encoding response regulator gives rise to the protein MIQVLIVEDDPMVAQINKEYIKNIEHFTVQAVAENGEEALAYLKQHKTIDLLILDVFMPKMNGIDFLQEIRQEFNQVDVIFVTAAKDKQIIQRALQLGAVDYLIKPFTFDRIKIALQKYLQRYKLFQTNAVLNQDNLDELFENNQPLELPKGIHPITLQKIQDAIRLSSTGILDAQAIAKSLGISMVTLRLYLDYLVDCKKLCKGTVYGKVGRPKIKYHKKTMQ
- a CDS encoding flavocytochrome c, yielding MLKKLCAFSLAALLVLSGCSSQVKQQSQPETAEVPQKQESYKSDIVIIGAGGAGMTAAIEAKDAGANVIVLEKMAYAGGNTVRAKGGLNASETKPQKSLGIEDSVQTFIDDTMKGGKEINDLSLVTYLAQNSSAAIDWLLGIGMDVNGVVAAAGASKPRMHRPVDGSSIGNVLVSVLTKNLEDRGIDILYQTEATELIVENNAVTGVKAKDAKGNELTFNADAVIVAAGGFGANEEMYASYRPDIKGFITTNHAGATGDGIRMSEKIGAALVDMEQIQTHPTVEQTTNEVISDSVRGIGAILVNEKGVRFTNEMLTRDVLSANILAQPGKYAYIIFDQNLRNNMKAIEEMVEKGIVTEGKTLEELSATLKVDAAAMTKTLATWNKAVADKKDAEFGRDTGMDASLEMAPYYAVKVAPGVHHTMGGIKINTNTEVLDTKGAVIKGLYAAGEVTGGVHGANRLGGNAVADITVFGRQAGKQAAQFALANGATELVMPKVESKKSTAGTASYKDGVYTKTAKGNNGDVTIEVTIKDGSIADVKATEHKETQALFDAVQKSLFPAIIEAQSADVDAVAGATKSSDAVLNCVKEILNEAK
- a CDS encoding LacI family DNA-binding transcriptional regulator, producing the protein MATLKDIAELAGVSIASVSRVLNQDETFSISSETKLKILQIAQDLQYKVNKSAAHQFIPDENLKIALIMLYSEFWEISDSYYLSIRVNAKEEAAANGVEVKEFFLPSDRDEVIDFTGFSGIIIIGDSGDWYLKENFRKSVLTSRLPISFVDFDPKETDVEADCVINDFRQIVDKALCYFFSLGYREIGYIGSNGCNLKGKKHLDLRCVSFEEILKVQGLYQEKYVYKDDNASAESGYKLAKQAIEKGELPRAFFVENDSMAIGSLRAFKEHNIKIPQQISVIGCNDIPTAEFLTPSLSSVHIYSDLIGIMSTRLMIERIKTKRMLGVNIVVPNKLIIRQSCEVKEN
- a CDS encoding DMT family transporter encodes the protein MDTKQHKQHIVSIALLFVVATIWGSGFIGTQMALDAKLDSSFIMFVRFTIATFIIGTVFFKDIKKNLRPQHLKGGLIIGLFLFLAFFIQTVGLKYTTPANNAFITASNVVMVPFLWWVVSKKKPKNKIFISSALCLIGIGVLSLNFVNGFSFSVGDLLTLGCAFLFACQIVATGILAASMDARVLVFLQFTVSAVLSFLVFMFTNRDFTAFASPKGMMAVIYLGVFSTCICYFLQTVAQKNVESSKTAMILSTEALFGTFFSVLLGYDKLSANMVAGGLIIIVSILMAEVDFTKSDKAKKIIKEGQG